Proteins from a single region of Cydia amplana chromosome 17, ilCydAmpl1.1, whole genome shotgun sequence:
- the LOC134656064 gene encoding protein phosphatase 1 regulatory subunit 12A — MDKRGASGRDIPSILKKPKGRRKGDLLDKSTKIKREKVEGPKGEDVSAPLPQGCTPLMYACQQADYKAVVDAINKDAASVRVRDRGLRCALHYCASSGAGASQAARAACADRVLMAQPALADARDADGLTPLHLAVVHGNVPLVQTLLAAGADVNARDDEHHTVVHWATVCGEVGALRAVLAGGADAATPDQHGGYPLHYAAQMCGAPAATDHQSRGAALEVLRALVKEGGARVDVRDADGRTPLLWAASAGSAAAVLALHQAGAKVDDADRDGLTALHCAAARGHTEALETLVGLCGARVDVADSHGCTPLHYAAALGHADATAALLQHGSDAHRQDRQGRSPAHTAAAKGQIETVRILGARGTNLWLRNSKGDLPLHEAVASGRRELVKWLLDGRPSQVNATNHEGRTPLHIAAATDNADLCRLLLDRGAEVNPVARSSKNEPMTPLDCATTRGHRSTAKYLQMHGGLPASKLGNTEIVIDGAPITALPTRRVTSTKIDVRDRIRIEKREVVELSSPIHNRRQARNRMDSDSTNGSSTDDKKSRRRSDNKYISRHQDRRKRLIEPQKSFSDGYDTELEGQAKYESYGRQHGKGSKKNRSKSEPSRRSRSNSRYRGRHRSASHSSSGTETYPEKKKSKRHRKRGRRRSTSSSESSSSESSERRSTKRKGKKTSIHIENDDEKQSVNIVKYKNTDNIQRSETKEDIPASTSPATEITEKKESDKEEKQLVKSKTLSETETDTLSVKTNMIVTEAQIHMERESNQHGSSEITVTVDSSNNVSIETANLSVTHKDLNEEAKLEADDDVTRSVTEEAKINDTTTGPQPSEENAVEKLKTPESQSKDESVPSKSVQENENTQSMEKLGLESQTSEKQPKSPEGYKDPSRDSAKDDKEKSKETSPSSSLERTRKKSFQVLAGPEELLLQSKDAGELATTLDISAERKDSRDKSSSPTVSFANKDEVFESKDSDKQPDHLMGEQVIHGEVGPGSGNVDKKLSSESTLASADEKRKEYSSTTATGSSNEIAPTTDKGLITVIDDKTAAEDRAVQQILLENTSDDINLPLPVSPKRKSSKDSQGSSRKSSIYETESYKVLSDIASVTDVSTGILKKPSKVDEGSLDDDKEMVIKDSFGRVASVSDNEIYSHSEVNGRRKRFRKKGRTKSRITIRSKSENSERGYESSGLMDSGFEPSPRAVQRRIMSPRLAAYYRQRNASGRYSGKSDSRIPVRKPGDKNAVDMKSVTQRIQTNMRRYYCERKIFQHLLELKRLQIRTSKTNEAVLVKRAIDEYNKSSLASVGIGTYSSVNYSFSSFEKFLYESLRKLQKSGKRHLDNLPERPIDFDYGESELYKMSSIPDNPCLCTSKTHRCFHAVHAYTGIPCSAYIPYKWNHHTMPKPATADPSTKSKGFLPKIASKSPSSSSGKAHVTLEVSHGSERQLIALPAEKLDKNKRYYVTFTLKGSEPPSDNDNGSPSSNKAKASVRSG, encoded by the exons ATGGACAAGCGCGGCGCCAGCGGCCGGGACATCCCGAGCATCCTCAAGAAGCCCAAGGGCCGCCGCAAGGGGGACCTACTCGACAAAAGCACTAAGATCAAGCGGGAGAAGGTGGAGGGCCCGAAGGGCGAGGATGTGAGCGCTCCCCTGCCGCAGGGCTGCACGCCTCTCATGTACGCCTGCCAGCAGGCCGACTACAAGGCAGTCGTCGACGCTATCAACAAAGAC GCCGCATCAGTCCGCGTCCGTGACCGCGGGCTCCGCTGCGCGCTGCACTACTGCGCGTCGAGCGGCGCGGGCGCGAGCCAGGCGGCACGCGCCGCGTGCGCCGACCGAGTGCTCATGGCTCAACCAGCCCTGGCTGACGCAAGGGACGCCGACGGCCTGACGCCGCTGCATCTGGCGGTGGTGCACGGGAATGTGCCGCTCGTGCAGACGTTGCTGGCGGCCGGCGCTGATGTCAATGCGAGGGATGATGAGCATCACACCGTCGTTCATTGGGCTACTG TGTGCGGGGAAGTAGGCGCACTGCGCGCTGTTCTCGCGGGCGGCGCGGACGCTGCCACTCCTGACCAACACGGTGGTTATCCACTGCATTACGCGGCGCAGATGTGCGGCGCCCCTGCAGCCACTGATCATCag AGCCGAGGTGCGGCACTGGAGGTGCTCCGAGCGCTAGTAAAGGAAGGTGGCGCAAGAGTGGACGTCCGCGATGCAGACGGCCGCACGCCGCTGCTCTGGGCCGCATCCGCCGGTTCCGCTGCTGCCGTGCTCGCGCTGCACCAGGCTGGTGCTAAAGTTGACGATGCCGACAG GGACGGACTAACGGCACTACATTGCGCTGCAGCGCGCGGCCACACCGAAGCACTAGAAACGCTAGTCGGTCTTTGCGGCGCTCGAGTTGACGTAGCAGACTCGCACGGCTGCACCCCTCTCCATTACGCGGCCGCGCTAGGCCATGCCGATGCCACGGCGGCTTTACTGCAGCATGGTTCAGACGCTCATCGCCAGGACCGTCAGGGACGCAGTCCCGCACACACTGCGGCCGCTAAAGGACAGATTGAGACTGTCCGCATACTAG gaGCGAGAGGGACGAATTTATGGTTGCGAAACTCTAAAGGCGATTTACCATTGCACGAGGCAGTGGCTTCCGGCAGAAGGGAATTAGTGAAATGGCTCTTAGATGGACGGCCCTCCCAAGTCAATGCTACGAACCATGAAGGTCGTACTCCACTGCACATCGCAGCGGCCACTGACAACGCTGATCTATGTCGTCTCTTGTTGGATCGTGGCGCTGAAGTTAATCCCGTAGCGAGGTCCTCTAAGAACGAACCAATGACGCCTCTAGATTGTGCGACAACGCGCGGCCATAGATCCACTGCTAAATATTTGCAAATGCACGGCGGTCTCCCAGCATCGAAACTAGGAAATACAGAAATTGTCATTGATGGCGCCCCAATAACAGCTTTACCAACACGTAGGGTAACTAGCACAAAAATTGATGTACGAGATAGGATTAGGATAGAAAAAAGGGAAGTCGTTGAGCTTTCCAGTCCTATCCATAACAGAAGACAGGCAAGAAACAGAATGGATAGTGATAGCACTAATGGTTCATCAACTGATGACAAGAAATCGAGACGAAGGTCTGATAACAAATATATCAGTAGACATCAAGATAGACGGAAAAGATTAATCGAACCTCAAAAAAGTTTCAGCGATGGGTATGATACAGAATTAGAAGGACAGGCAAAGTACGAATCATATGGTCGACAACACGGAAAGGGTAGTAAAAAGAATAGGTCTAAAAGTGAACCCTCAAGGCGAAGTAGAAGTAACTCAAGATATCGAGGACGTCATCGATCTGCATCTCATAGTTCGTCTGGTACAGAAACATATCCAGAGAAAAAGAAAAGTAAACGGCATCGCAAGCGTGGAAGAAGGAGGTCAACATCATCATCAGAAAGTAGTAGTTCTGAATCGAGCGAAAGACGGAGTACAAAACGTAAAGGAAAGAAAACCTCAATACATATTGAGAACGACGATGAAAAACAGAGCGTTAACattgtaaaatacaaaaacaccgATAATATACAACGGTCTGAAACAAAAGAAGATATCCCTGCGTCGACTTCGCCAGCTACTGAAATTACTGAAAAAAAGGAATCGGATAAAGAAGAAAAGCAACTAGTAAAAAGTAAGACTCTCAGTGAAACTGAGACTGACACCTTATCAGTAAAGACAAATATGATTGTTACAGAGGCACAAATACACATGGAACGCGAGTCAAACCAACATGGAAGTTCCGAAATTACAGTGACTGTTGATTCATCAAATAATGTGTCCATAGAAACAGCTAACCTCTCAGTAACACATAAAGATTTAAACGAGGAGGCTAAATTAGAGGCAGACGATGACGTAACACGTAGTGTAACTGAAGAAGCTAAGATAAATGATACGACTACAGGGCCACAGCCTTCAGAAGAAAATGCCGTAGAAAAGTTAAAAACTCCTGAGAGCCAATCAAAAGATGAAAGTGTACCTTCAAAGTCTGTTCAGGAAAATGAAAATACACAATCCATGGAAAAGTTGGGTTTAGAATCTCAAACGAGTGAGAAACAACCAAAATCACCAGAGGGTTATAAAGATCCCTCTCGGGATTCGGCTAAAGATGACAAGGAAAAGTCAAAAGAAACTTCACCAAGTTCCAGTTTAGAACGGACTAGGAAAAAATCTTTTCAAGTCTTGGCGGGCCCGGAAGAATTATTACTGCAAAGTAAAGACGCAGGAGAACTTGCCACTACGTTAGACATTAGTGCTGAAAGAAAAGATTCGCGGGACAAAAGTAGCTCGCCAACGGTGTCTTTTGCTAATAAAGACGAGGTTTTTGAAAGTAAGGACTCAGATAAACAGCCTGATCATCTAATGGGCGAGCAAGTGATTCATGGTGAAGTAGGACCAGGAAGTGGCAATGTGGATAAGAAATTAAGTAGTGAAAGTACTTTAGCGAGTGCTGATGAAAAACGAAAAGAATATTCTTCCACAACAGCAACAGGCAGCAGCAACGAAATTGCTCCAACTACAGATAAGGGTTTGATTACAGTAATTGACGATAAAACTGCGGCGGAAGATCGCGCTGTTCAACAAATTCTATTAGAGAATACTTCAGATGACATTAATTTACCTTTACCTGTTTCACCTAAACGAAAATCATCTAAGGACAGCCAAGGAAGCAGTAGAAAAAGCAGTATTTATGAAACCGAGAGTTATAAAGTACTATCCGACATTGCAAGTGTTACCGATGTTAGCACCGGTATTCTTAAAAAGCCTAGTAAAGTTGACGAAGGTTCCTTAGATGACGACAAAGAAATGGTTATCAAAGATTCATTTGGACGTGTCGCCAGTGTTAGTGATAACGAAATATACAGTCACTCTGAAGTTAACGGTCGTAGAAAACGTTTCCGTAAAAAGGGTAGAACAAAGAGTCGCATAACTATTAGGTCTAAAAGTGAGAATTCAGAGAGGGGGTACGAGTCCAGTGGACTAATGGATTCAGGGTTTGAGCCAAGTCCTAGAGCAGTTCAGCGCCGAATAATGAGTCCACGTCTTGCAGCTTATTATAGGCAGAGAAACGCAAGCGGAAGATATTCTGGTAAATCCGATAGTAGAATTCCTGTGCGAAAACCAGGAGATAAAAACGCAGTGGATATGAAATCTGTTACTCAACGCATTCAAACGAACATGAGACG ATATTATTGCGAGAGAAAGATCTTTCAACATTTACTGGAGCTGAAGCGTCTACAGATCCGAACCAGTAAAACCAACGAAGCAGTTCTCGTCAAGCGAGCCATCGACGAATACAACAAATCGAGCTTAGCAAGCGTGGGCATCGGCACCTACAGCAGCGTCAACTACTCATTCAGCAGCTTTGAAAAATTCCTATACGAAAGTCTTCGGAAATTACAGAAAAGTGGCAAAAGACACTTGGACAATCTGCCCGAGAGACCAATAGATTTTGACTACGGAGAGAGTGAACTGTACAAAATGAGTTCGATTCCTGATAATCCTTGCCTCTGCACGAGCAAGACGCATCGATGTTTTCATGCGGTTCACGCCTACACGGGCATACCATGCTCAGCGTata TACCCTATAAGTGGAATCACCACACAATGCCCAAGCCAGCTACAGCTGATCCAAGTACGAAATCAAAAGGATTCCTGCCAAAAATAGCCTCAAAGTCGCCTTCGAGCTCATCAGGAAAGGCTCACGTCACTCTTGAGGTGTCTCACGGCTCCGAGCGGCAGCTGATCGCATTGCCGGCTGAGAAACTCGACAAAAACAAAAGATACTACGTCACATTCACCTTGAAAGGCTCAGAACCTCCATCAGATAACGACAACGGGTCACCTTCTTCCAACAAAGCTAAAGCAAGCGTACGAAGTGGCTAA